The bacterium genome has a window encoding:
- the rplJ gene encoding 50S ribosomal protein L10 has protein sequence MTDPRPDKVAEVEALEQRLRASSIVILTDYRGLSVGEIGTLRGKLRGASLEYRVAKNTLLSRAAERAGVAGLDPYLTGPTAVVFGNDDPGAPARLLQDFIRQFRKLAIKGGVVEGQTLDAAGVQALATLPTKPELLARVVGAVQGPLFALVSVLSAAPRGLVTALEALRKQREAAGESASPAATADEAASESASPTAPPAGGRPADESPAGEGRPADQQPPAGLSPAGEGGPVEASPEPEAADRSVPAVKTEA, from the coding sequence ATGACGGATCCGAGACCGGACAAGGTCGCCGAAGTCGAGGCGCTCGAGCAGCGCCTGAGGGCCTCGTCGATTGTGATCCTGACCGACTACCGCGGCCTCAGTGTCGGCGAGATCGGGACGCTGCGCGGCAAGCTCCGCGGCGCGTCGCTCGAGTACCGCGTGGCCAAGAACACGCTGCTCAGCCGGGCGGCCGAGCGGGCCGGTGTTGCCGGGCTCGATCCGTACCTGACCGGGCCGACGGCGGTCGTCTTTGGCAACGACGACCCCGGCGCGCCGGCGCGGCTGCTTCAGGACTTCATCCGGCAGTTCCGCAAGCTCGCGATCAAAGGCGGCGTGGTCGAGGGCCAGACCCTCGACGCCGCGGGCGTGCAGGCGCTGGCGACGCTGCCCACCAAGCCGGAACTGCTGGCGCGGGTGGTCGGCGCCGTGCAGGGCCCCCTGTTCGCGCTGGTCAGCGTGCTCTCCGCGGCGCCGCGCGGTTTGGTGACGGCCCTCGAGGCGCTGCGCAAGCAGCGTGAGGCGGCCGGCGAGTCCGCCTCCCCCGCGGCCACGGCGGACGAGGCGGCAAGCGAGTCCGCCTCCCCCACGGCCCCCCCTGCCGGGGGCAGGCCGGCGGACGAGTCCCCGGCAGGGGAAGGCAGGCCGGCGGACCAGCAGCCCCCCGCCGGCCTGTCCCCGGCAGGGGAGGGTGGGCCCGTCGAGGCGTCGCCGGAACCCGAGGCGGCGGACAGATCTGTCCCGGCGGTGAAGACGGAAGCGTAG
- the rplL gene encoding 50S ribosomal protein L7/L12: protein MAERATVEKIVDEIGDLSALDLSKLVKALEEKFGVSAAAPMMAMAPAGAGAGAGAAAPVEEQTEFDAVLTAVGDKKIQVIKVVRELTGLGLKEAKDLVDGAPKPVKEKVAKQEAETIKAKLTEVGATVEIK, encoded by the coding sequence ATGGCGGAACGCGCGACGGTGGAAAAGATCGTGGATGAGATCGGGGACCTGTCGGCCCTCGACCTTTCGAAGCTGGTGAAGGCGCTGGAGGAGAAGTTTGGCGTCAGCGCGGCGGCGCCGATGATGGCGATGGCTCCCGCGGGTGCCGGCGCCGGCGCCGGTGCCGCGGCGCCGGTCGAGGAGCAGACGGAGTTCGACGCCGTGCTCACCGCGGTCGGGGACAAGAAGATCCAGGTGATCAAGGTGGTCCGCGAGCTGACCGGTCTCGGCCTCAAGGAGGCCAAGGATCTGGTCGACGGCGCTCCCAAGCCGGTGAAGGAGAAGGTGGCCAAGCAAGAAGCCGAGACGATCAAGGCCAAACTGACCGAGGTCGGCGCCACGGTCGAGATCAAGTAG
- the rplA gene encoding 50S ribosomal protein L1, producing MAQHGKRYREAVKLVAPETLYEPQAAVAALKQLPHAKFDETVEAHVRLGIDPKQADQQVRGTVVLPHGTGKSVRVLVFAKGDKVKEAQEAGADYVGLEEFTAKVQGGWFDFDVAIATPDVMNVVGRLGRVLGPRGLMPNPKAGTVTFDIARAVRETKGGKIEYRVDRTGIIHAVIGKASFPADALAENFDTLINAVVRAKPSSAKGQYLRSVSISTTMGPGIKIDPAKAQVAAPA from the coding sequence ATGGCGCAGCACGGCAAGCGCTATCGCGAGGCGGTCAAACTCGTCGCCCCCGAGACATTGTACGAGCCGCAGGCGGCCGTCGCGGCCTTGAAACAGCTGCCGCACGCCAAGTTCGACGAGACGGTCGAGGCCCACGTCCGGCTCGGCATCGACCCGAAGCAGGCCGATCAGCAGGTCCGCGGGACGGTCGTGCTGCCGCACGGCACCGGTAAGTCCGTCCGGGTGCTCGTCTTCGCGAAGGGCGACAAAGTCAAGGAGGCGCAGGAGGCCGGCGCCGACTACGTGGGGCTCGAAGAATTCACCGCGAAGGTACAGGGCGGGTGGTTCGACTTCGACGTGGCGATCGCGACGCCCGACGTGATGAACGTCGTGGGGCGCCTCGGCCGCGTCCTGGGCCCGCGCGGCCTGATGCCGAATCCGAAGGCGGGGACGGTTACGTTCGACATCGCGCGCGCCGTCCGCGAGACCAAGGGCGGGAAGATCGAGTACCGGGTGGACCGGACCGGGATCATCCACGCGGTGATCGGCAAGGCGTCGTTTCCCGCGGACGCGCTGGCGGAGAACTTCGATACACTGATCAACGCCGTCGTGCGGGCGAAGCCGTCGTCGGCGAAGGGGCAATATCTCCGGAGTGTGTCCATCAGCACGACGATGGGCCCGGGTATCAAGATCGATCCCGCGAAGGCGCAGGTGGCCGCGCCCGCGTAG